One window from the genome of Montipora foliosa isolate CH-2021 chromosome 5, ASM3666993v2, whole genome shotgun sequence encodes:
- the LOC138002501 gene encoding putative ATP-dependent DNA helicase Q1, whose translation MALAFLICVQKVLLSAGYDDIILKVKQVICLESLYLKKDLVAVLPTGYGKSLVFQVLPRLLREREKTRATTSVTKSVVLAVSPLNALMYDQISKLRARGVETAVLGVKKGIDADSPVISQWEGARESITKAGYEIVFCLPEAFLSFNNRLEVLQSSVYLSAIKAVVVDEAHCILEW comes from the coding sequence ATGGCTCTCGCGTTTCTGATATGTGTTCAGAAGGTGCTACTTTCGGCTGGCTATGACGATataattttgaaagtgaaacaagtcATTTGCCtggaaagtttatatttaaagaaAGATTTAGTTGCTGTTCTTCCTACCGGGTACGGGAAATCCTTAGTTTTCCAAGTTCTGCCTCGATTGTTGAGGGAAAGAGAGAAAACACGAGCAACCACGTCGGTAACAAAGTCTGTAGTTTTAGCTGTTTCACCTTTGAACGCTTTGATGTATGATCAAATTTCTAAATTGAGAGCGAGAGGTGTGGAAACAGCGGTGCTCGGAGTAAAGAAAGGAATCGACGCTGATTCGCCGGTTATTTCCCAGTGGGAAGGAGCTCGTGAAAGTATCACCAAGGCCGGATACGAGATTGTTTTTTGTCTCCCGGAGgcttttttatcttttaataATAGACTGGAAGTTCTACAAAGCAGTGTTTATTTATCAGCCATCAAAGCAGTCGTAGTAGATGAAGCTCACTGCATCCTTGAATGGTGA